A stretch of the Streptomyces sp. NBC_00078 genome encodes the following:
- a CDS encoding SDR family oxidoreductase, translating into MRLQGKSVLITGAARGLGRAAAVACAAEGADLTLLDICADLPGVPYPLGTVGQLEHTAALCRDTGAAVLTAVADIRDSRGIREAVTRAEDRFGRIDVAVNNAGIAAPSGKPVHEIGEDEWFLMIDVDLSGAWRVIREVGGAMSARRAGSIVNVASTAGLVGYRHFAGYVAAKHAVVGLTKAAALDFAPTKVRVNAVCPGSVRDDAWAEGRMLAEIARALEVPVHEHEKTFVEAQPMNALIEPEDVAAAIVFLASDESRQITGSVLTVDGGFSAR; encoded by the coding sequence ATGCGGCTGCAAGGCAAGTCGGTCCTCATCACCGGCGCCGCCCGCGGACTCGGCAGAGCAGCCGCCGTCGCCTGCGCGGCCGAGGGCGCGGACCTCACCCTGCTGGACATCTGCGCCGACCTGCCGGGCGTGCCCTACCCGCTGGGCACCGTGGGGCAGTTGGAGCACACCGCCGCGCTGTGCCGGGACACCGGCGCGGCCGTCCTCACCGCGGTGGCCGACATCCGCGACAGCCGTGGCATACGGGAGGCGGTGACGCGCGCCGAGGACCGGTTCGGCCGGATCGACGTCGCCGTCAACAACGCGGGCATCGCCGCACCCTCGGGCAAACCGGTGCACGAGATCGGAGAGGACGAGTGGTTCCTGATGATCGACGTGGACCTCTCCGGGGCCTGGCGGGTGATCCGCGAGGTCGGCGGGGCGATGAGCGCCCGGCGCGCCGGCAGCATCGTCAACGTCGCCTCCACCGCCGGGCTCGTCGGCTACCGGCACTTCGCCGGTTATGTCGCAGCCAAGCACGCCGTCGTGGGTCTCACCAAAGCCGCCGCGCTCGACTTCGCGCCGACGAAGGTGCGCGTGAACGCGGTCTGCCCGGGTTCCGTGCGCGACGACGCGTGGGCCGAGGGCAGGATGCTCGCCGAGATCGCGAGGGCGCTGGAGGTGCCCGTCCACGAGCACGAGAAGACCTTCGTCGAGGCGCAGCCCATGAACGCGCTGATCGAACCCGAGGACGTCGCCGCCGCGATCGTGTTCCTGGCCTCGGACGAGTCCCGGCAGATCACCGGATCGGTCCTGACCGTGGACGGCGGGTTCAGCGCCCGCTGA
- a CDS encoding DUF4232 domain-containing protein → MQYVNGIRKAALAIAVLSAALSVTACQADGSKAGAETSSKAPSSAPSAASTPGTTPPEASGAPKAKAPTVTASPISGSGSTGTALKACAATALKVTAHQATDRPEGTGTGAAVVEFTNVSAQPCTLQGHPTVAGAGNGSPEHNAPLNVTPSGSATPVKLAPGAKARLKLTFVQVQGEGDGYCKSGAQPAAYPTLVVGLPGSGAHQVALDDGVFAECDNTVTATAVTAATS, encoded by the coding sequence ATGCAGTACGTGAACGGCATCCGCAAGGCCGCGCTGGCGATCGCCGTACTCTCGGCCGCCCTGTCGGTGACCGCATGTCAGGCCGACGGCTCCAAGGCGGGGGCCGAAACGTCGTCGAAGGCGCCGAGCAGCGCGCCGTCCGCTGCCAGCACACCGGGCACGACGCCCCCCGAAGCCTCCGGCGCGCCCAAGGCGAAGGCGCCGACGGTCACCGCATCCCCCATATCCGGGTCCGGTTCCACGGGTACGGCCCTGAAGGCGTGCGCGGCAACCGCCCTCAAGGTGACGGCGCACCAGGCCACCGACCGCCCGGAGGGCACCGGAACCGGAGCGGCGGTGGTCGAGTTCACCAATGTCTCCGCCCAGCCGTGCACCCTGCAGGGCCACCCCACGGTGGCCGGCGCGGGCAACGGTTCCCCGGAGCACAACGCCCCGCTGAACGTGACGCCCTCCGGCTCCGCCACGCCGGTCAAGCTGGCCCCGGGCGCCAAGGCCCGGCTGAAGCTGACCTTCGTCCAGGTCCAGGGCGAGGGCGACGGCTACTGCAAGTCCGGCGCACAGCCGGCCGCATATCCGACGCTGGTGGTCGGTCTGCCGGGCTCGGGAGCGCACCAAGTCGCCTTGGACGACGGAGTCTTCGCGGAGTGCGACAACACGGTGACCGCCACAGCCGTGACGGCCGCGACCTCCTGA
- a CDS encoding amino acid adenylation domain-containing protein, with translation MSALLSDPLIPATHCHALRVRSGHSPDPASRAGLWIEDVTVPAGDPLAERRRATELARPSHRPRSVLLRYADGRSDLIVVAPRGRWDRTALARLAAGESVAPNDAPSAPEASPAAPAPAWGLGGDGPGAPHVVPLEDGGDEASWLTALAVTLRRYDPDTPPVIGTGHGSFTVEPAATLGESKPSAATGHALTGLLFDDAAADSDGFDGTALAGEGESEYVPCLAPPFPLTVSVLRDSGGRRLRCDHLSSHFSPDIAARFVRHLVHVHQQVLHHPQTRPDDVELLDEAERAHTAALGRPPRSLTTTPLSVPEAFARMVAATPDRLALTDGDAGLTYRELDERAARSAHGLRARGVGAGDRVGVCLERSAELVVTLLAVLKAGATYVPVDPAYPADRLAHTAQDAGLGVVITRLPEFPAVPDCVQVTPGELVDEPSGGWPAPKENTSTPPPSPDDAAYAIYTSGSTGRPKGVVVPHRNVIALVDATRDEYGLGAADVWTWFHSSAFDFSVWEIWGCLLTGGRLVVVPYFVSREPDHFRDLLVAEKVTVLSQTPSAFAQLLDVDHAGVSVRLVVFGGEPLDARMLLPWFDRHPERSCRVVNMFGITETTVHVTEQTLTRKLALAATRSVGRALPGWHLYVVDPAGRLLPPGAAGEICVGGAGVALGYLGQEELTGRRFVPDPFTGGTMYRSGDLGRLRPDGRLEHLGRIDSQVKIRGFRIELDEIRSVLLEDPDVRTAAVLVRRDDPAVAATARIDAYVTLSSGGDAAGVRERAAGILPEYMLPATVTALDTLPLTANGKLDAAQLPAPAVLRPSGRDTAPADAAAAADDFTASLTDIWSDVLGVPVAPDDDFFELGGNSLSAVRIGAALRARGLPSLRLRELYRHPTVRATVASLRAMDAGHVPLK, from the coding sequence GTGTCCGCGTTGCTGTCCGATCCCCTCATCCCCGCGACCCACTGCCACGCGCTGCGCGTCCGGTCGGGCCACTCCCCGGACCCCGCGAGCCGAGCGGGGCTCTGGATCGAGGACGTCACCGTGCCGGCGGGGGACCCGCTCGCGGAGCGCCGACGCGCCACCGAACTCGCGCGCCCGAGCCACCGCCCGCGCAGCGTCCTCCTGCGCTACGCCGACGGCCGGTCGGACCTGATCGTCGTCGCCCCGCGCGGGCGCTGGGACCGTACGGCCCTCGCCCGGCTGGCAGCCGGGGAGTCCGTGGCACCGAACGACGCCCCGTCGGCTCCCGAGGCGTCGCCGGCCGCGCCCGCTCCCGCCTGGGGGCTGGGCGGCGACGGCCCAGGCGCCCCCCATGTCGTCCCCCTGGAGGACGGGGGTGACGAGGCGAGCTGGCTCACGGCACTCGCCGTCACCCTGCGCCGCTACGACCCCGACACCCCGCCGGTCATCGGCACCGGCCACGGCAGCTTCACCGTCGAACCGGCCGCCACGCTCGGCGAGTCGAAGCCCTCCGCCGCGACGGGCCACGCGCTCACGGGGCTGCTCTTCGACGACGCGGCCGCCGACTCCGACGGCTTTGACGGTACGGCCCTTGCCGGTGAGGGCGAGTCGGAGTACGTGCCCTGCCTCGCGCCGCCGTTCCCGCTCACCGTGTCCGTCCTGAGGGACTCGGGCGGCCGGCGGCTGCGTTGCGACCACCTGAGCAGTCACTTCTCCCCGGACATCGCGGCCCGGTTCGTACGGCACCTCGTGCATGTACACCAGCAGGTCCTGCACCACCCGCAGACCCGGCCGGACGACGTCGAGCTGCTCGACGAGGCGGAGCGCGCACACACGGCGGCGCTCGGCCGCCCGCCCCGTTCTCTCACCACGACTCCGCTGAGCGTGCCTGAGGCGTTCGCCCGGATGGTGGCGGCGACGCCGGACCGCCTCGCTTTGACCGACGGCGACGCCGGGCTGACCTACCGCGAACTCGACGAGCGGGCCGCCCGATCGGCACATGGCCTGCGAGCGCGCGGAGTGGGCGCCGGCGATCGGGTGGGCGTGTGTCTGGAACGCTCCGCCGAACTCGTCGTCACCCTGCTCGCCGTGCTGAAGGCCGGCGCGACCTACGTGCCCGTCGACCCCGCCTACCCGGCGGACCGGCTCGCCCACACGGCACAGGACGCGGGTCTGGGTGTTGTGATCACCCGGCTCCCGGAGTTCCCGGCCGTGCCGGACTGTGTGCAGGTGACCCCGGGCGAACTGGTCGACGAGCCGAGTGGCGGGTGGCCGGCGCCAAAGGAGAACACGAGCACTCCTCCCCCCTCACCCGATGACGCCGCCTATGCCATCTACACCTCCGGCTCCACCGGCCGGCCCAAGGGCGTCGTCGTACCGCACCGCAACGTGATCGCCCTGGTCGACGCGACGCGCGACGAGTACGGGCTCGGAGCGGCGGACGTGTGGACCTGGTTCCACTCCAGTGCCTTCGACTTCTCGGTGTGGGAGATCTGGGGATGCCTGCTGACCGGCGGGCGGCTGGTCGTCGTGCCGTACTTCGTCTCCCGTGAACCGGACCACTTCCGCGACCTGCTCGTCGCCGAGAAGGTCACCGTGCTCAGCCAGACCCCGTCGGCCTTCGCCCAGCTCCTGGACGTCGACCACGCCGGCGTGTCCGTCCGGCTCGTGGTCTTCGGCGGTGAGCCGCTGGACGCGCGGATGCTGCTGCCCTGGTTCGACCGGCATCCCGAGCGGTCCTGCCGGGTGGTGAACATGTTCGGCATCACGGAGACCACCGTCCATGTCACCGAACAGACCCTCACACGGAAACTGGCCCTCGCAGCCACCCGCTCCGTCGGGCGCGCGCTGCCCGGCTGGCACCTCTACGTGGTGGATCCGGCCGGCCGGCTGCTGCCGCCCGGGGCGGCGGGCGAGATCTGCGTCGGCGGTGCCGGTGTGGCGCTCGGCTACCTGGGCCAGGAGGAGCTGACCGGCCGGCGGTTCGTACCGGACCCGTTCACCGGCGGCACGATGTACCGCAGCGGCGACCTCGGACGTCTGCGCCCCGACGGGCGGCTCGAACACCTCGGGCGGATCGACAGCCAGGTGAAGATCCGCGGCTTCCGGATCGAGCTGGACGAGATCCGCTCCGTTCTGCTGGAGGACCCCGACGTGCGCACCGCGGCCGTCCTGGTGCGCCGCGACGACCCGGCGGTCGCCGCCACGGCCAGGATCGACGCCTACGTGACCCTGTCGTCCGGTGGTGACGCCGCCGGGGTCCGCGAGCGGGCCGCCGGCATTCTGCCCGAGTACATGCTCCCTGCCACCGTCACGGCGCTGGACACGCTCCCGCTGACGGCCAACGGCAAACTCGACGCGGCGCAGCTTCCCGCGCCCGCCGTGCTGCGCCCCTCGGGCCGGGACACGGCCCCGGCCGATGCCGCTGCCGCCGCCGACGACTTCACCGCGAGCCTGACGGACATCTGGAGCGACGTGCTGGGCGTGCCCGTGGCCCCGGACGACGACTTCTTCGAGCTCGGCGGCAACTCCCTGTCCGCCGTCCGCATCGGTGCCGCACTGCGTGCCCGCGGTCTGCCGTCCCTGCGGCTGCGGGAGTTGTACCGGCACCCGACCGTCCGGGCAACGGTGGCGAGTCTCAGGGCCATGGACGCGGGACACGTTCCCCTCAAGTGA
- a CDS encoding thioesterase II family protein, translating into MPTDDTTDPTATTKLVCLPYAGAGASFYRPWTALAGDALEIVPLQLPGRERLIDEEPYRDVHAAVDGLLPQLREKLGDGDHRVSLFGHSLGAVLAYELAHRLAAEPGVELVHLFVSGSPHPGQGRERRATGLSDDDFLARVGEFAGYSHPALDDPEMREMLLPTLRADVEMHEAYVPSTLLPLDAPVTVVRGEDDALVGHDDAASWNKACGRDFEHVEIPGGHMYLTESAPALVRLIASKAR; encoded by the coding sequence ATGCCCACGGATGACACGACCGACCCGACCGCCACGACCAAGCTGGTGTGCCTCCCGTACGCCGGAGCGGGCGCCTCGTTCTACCGGCCATGGACCGCCCTGGCCGGGGACGCGCTGGAGATCGTGCCGCTCCAACTGCCCGGCCGGGAAAGGCTGATCGACGAGGAGCCCTACCGGGACGTGCACGCGGCCGTCGACGGACTCCTGCCCCAGCTGCGGGAAAAGCTCGGCGACGGCGACCACAGGGTGTCCCTCTTCGGACACAGCCTCGGTGCCGTACTTGCCTACGAACTGGCCCACCGCCTGGCCGCCGAGCCCGGTGTCGAGCTCGTCCACCTGTTCGTCAGCGGGTCGCCGCACCCCGGCCAGGGCCGTGAACGGCGGGCCACCGGCCTGTCCGACGACGACTTCCTCGCCCGCGTCGGCGAGTTCGCGGGCTACAGCCATCCCGCGCTCGACGACCCGGAGATGCGCGAGATGCTCCTGCCCACCCTGCGCGCGGACGTCGAGATGCACGAGGCCTACGTACCGAGCACCCTGCTTCCGCTGGACGCGCCGGTGACGGTCGTCCGGGGCGAGGACGACGCACTGGTCGGCCATGACGACGCCGCGTCCTGGAACAAGGCGTGCGGCCGCGACTTCGAGCACGTCGAGATCCCCGGCGGCCACATGTATCTCACCGAGTCCGCACCCGCCCTGGTCCGCCTGATCGCCTCGAAGGCGCGCTAG
- a CDS encoding MFS transporter, translated as MSTETRAQSDSTAASPPSGGLPVGTLVAGCFAVCLAQIALAMPATLNGLFQEDLHPVGSQLTWISDAFLLPVSVLELTFGVLGDLFGRKRLLVGGGALLVVGEALAASATGIHMLWVGQAIAGLGAAALFPTSLAMIAAGTHSAKDRARTITIWAAALSSGGFVAPVLGGITGNYGSWRWAFIVVTGLALISTVLSQLLAHNSSAPEGRSLDLAGQITIGVGMFALLYAVIQGPADGWTAKPVMIAYVVAALFITLFVVAEHRAASPLLRLDLFKNRAFAVASFVAVVGMFSYLGTAYATSIRLGPVQHQSPLRGSFAFILLNAWTLLLMPLISRLLEKVSPRWVLGTGLALMAAGDFLAATLSVHDRALTSLILPIGLVGIGFALTVSSITTTAVNTVEVHYAGMASASTSLLRDFGFTLGPAVIGAIALSRAADEFTSKLASSHLSAEVKAAAGQVAAEGGPLASNSVPPSSPPGGAAPIALEALGNGYAIGYVVCGIAALACCLLSVIALRGKGDKDATVGIAAEEPAAA; from the coding sequence GTGTCCACCGAAACGCGCGCCCAATCCGATTCCACCGCCGCCTCACCACCATCCGGTGGACTACCTGTCGGCACCCTCGTCGCCGGCTGCTTCGCCGTCTGTCTCGCGCAGATCGCCCTCGCCATGCCGGCCACGCTGAACGGGCTCTTCCAGGAGGACCTGCACCCCGTCGGTTCGCAGCTGACCTGGATCTCGGACGCGTTCCTGCTGCCCGTCTCCGTCCTGGAGCTGACCTTCGGCGTCCTCGGCGACCTCTTCGGCCGCAAGCGGCTGCTGGTCGGCGGCGGTGCACTGCTCGTGGTCGGCGAGGCGCTCGCCGCCTCCGCGACCGGCATCCACATGCTCTGGGTGGGCCAGGCCATCGCGGGTCTGGGCGCCGCGGCCCTCTTCCCCACCTCGCTCGCGATGATCGCCGCGGGCACGCATTCGGCCAAGGACCGCGCCCGCACCATCACGATCTGGGCCGCGGCACTCTCCAGCGGTGGCTTCGTCGCCCCCGTCCTGGGCGGCATCACCGGCAACTACGGCTCCTGGCGCTGGGCGTTCATCGTCGTCACGGGCCTGGCTCTGATCAGTACCGTGCTCAGCCAGCTGCTGGCGCACAACTCCAGTGCTCCGGAAGGCCGTTCACTCGACCTGGCCGGCCAGATCACCATCGGCGTCGGTATGTTCGCCCTGCTCTACGCCGTGATCCAGGGCCCGGCGGACGGCTGGACCGCGAAGCCCGTGATGATCGCCTACGTCGTGGCCGCGCTGTTCATCACCCTGTTCGTCGTGGCGGAACACCGGGCCGCGTCACCGCTGTTGAGGCTGGACCTGTTCAAGAACCGGGCGTTCGCGGTGGCGTCGTTCGTCGCGGTGGTCGGCATGTTCAGCTACCTCGGCACCGCCTACGCGACCAGCATCCGGCTCGGCCCCGTCCAGCACCAGAGTCCGCTGCGGGGCTCCTTCGCCTTCATCCTGCTCAACGCCTGGACGCTGCTGCTGATGCCGCTGATCTCCCGGCTGCTGGAGAAGGTCAGCCCGAGGTGGGTGCTGGGTACCGGCCTGGCGCTCATGGCAGCGGGAGACTTCCTCGCCGCCACCCTCTCGGTCCACGACCGCGCGCTGACCTCGCTCATCCTCCCGATCGGCCTGGTCGGCATCGGCTTCGCGCTCACGGTCTCCTCGATCACGACGACCGCCGTCAACACGGTGGAGGTCCATTACGCGGGCATGGCCAGCGCCTCGACCAGCCTGCTCCGCGACTTCGGCTTCACCCTCGGCCCGGCGGTCATCGGCGCGATCGCGCTGAGCCGCGCGGCGGACGAGTTCACGTCCAAGCTGGCCTCTTCCCACCTCTCGGCCGAGGTCAAGGCGGCCGCGGGCCAGGTGGCGGCCGAGGGCGGCCCACTCGCCTCCAACTCGGTCCCGCCCTCGTCCCCGCCGGGCGGCGCGGCCCCCATCGCCCTGGAGGCCCTCGGCAACGGCTACGCCATCGGCTACGTGGTCTGCGGCATCGCGGCGCTGGCCTGCTGCCTCCTCAGCGTGATCGCGCTGCGCGGGAAGGGCGACAAGGACGCGACGGTGGGCATCGCGGCAGAGGAGCCCGCGGCCGCCTGA
- a CDS encoding MbtH family protein, whose protein sequence is MTTNPFDDDSIEHLVLVNDEGQHSLWPAFAEVPAGWTAVHGSASRRSCVDYVDEHWTDMRPKSLIKAMGE, encoded by the coding sequence ATGACCACCAACCCCTTCGACGACGACAGCATCGAGCACCTGGTCCTGGTGAACGACGAGGGCCAGCACTCCCTGTGGCCCGCCTTCGCCGAGGTCCCCGCGGGCTGGACCGCCGTTCACGGCAGTGCGAGCCGCCGGTCCTGCGTGGACTACGTCGACGAGCACTGGACCGACATGCGCCCCAAGAGCCTGATCAAGGCCATGGGCGAGTAG
- a CDS encoding polyketide synthase dehydratase domain-containing protein, whose protein sequence is MHGDYAGRLTRHELEAHLALGSTGSVASGRISYVHGLRGPSITIDTACSSSLVALHWAAQSLRSGDVLCVAAARGGEPEPESLLSAVARLHVRGARVDWPAVFAGTGARRVDLPTYAFQRRRYWLDAPRIPDPTASAQGHPLLGPGFAVPDTDRTVFSGLLSLAAHPWLADHVVAGRVLVLATVFVELAVRAGGGVGCGAVDELLVLAPLTLPPATTVRLQVVLGAADEAGRRPVDVHARPDEPDAQDAQDGSWIRHATGLVGPAPGPTTPPETVWPPQDATEIDLTDAYESLADTGPAYGPAFRGVRSLWRRGDELFTEVRLPEGESVGADRFGIHPALLDAALHAPLLTDSAPQSGAIRVPFAWNGFRLYTTGATAVRVRVAPDGADTVAVTLEDPTGRPVARVDALTTRELPTVADDLAGRALFRPEWTAVAGEHEADTARWEILDDGLDLRDSVSGLPDSAPPEPDTVAVTAVGPVTDPDPLTAAHVLTDRVLHILQDWQDDPRTALSHLVVVTRNATSPEPDLAGATVWGLVRAAQSELPGRIVLVDVDDRPGSLRRLPAAVATGEPQLAIRAGRLAAPRLAVAEVGGTGGAFRSDGTALVTGGTGALGAELARHLVRSYGVRHLLLTGRRGPQGPCRGTAAGTGGVGRRGADRGLRRGRPGRAGRGDQRL, encoded by the coding sequence ATGCACGGCGACTACGCCGGCCGCCTCACCCGGCACGAGCTGGAAGCCCATCTGGCCCTGGGCTCGACCGGCAGCGTGGCCTCGGGCCGTATCTCGTACGTCCACGGCCTGCGCGGGCCCTCGATCACGATCGACACGGCCTGCTCCTCCTCTCTGGTGGCACTGCACTGGGCGGCCCAGTCGCTGCGCTCCGGTGATGTCCTGTGCGTCGCCGCCGCTCGTGGCGGCGAGCCCGAACCGGAGTCGCTTCTGTCCGCCGTGGCCCGGCTGCACGTGCGCGGGGCGCGTGTCGACTGGCCCGCCGTGTTCGCGGGCACCGGTGCCCGGCGGGTGGACCTGCCGACGTACGCCTTCCAGCGCCGGCGGTACTGGCTGGACGCGCCGCGCATCCCGGACCCCACGGCGTCCGCGCAGGGGCATCCGCTGCTGGGTCCGGGGTTCGCCGTGCCCGACACCGACCGCACGGTGTTCTCCGGTCTGCTCTCCCTCGCGGCCCATCCGTGGCTCGCGGACCATGTGGTCGCCGGGCGGGTGCTCGTCCTCGCGACGGTGTTCGTGGAGTTGGCCGTTCGGGCGGGCGGCGGGGTCGGCTGCGGCGCGGTCGACGAACTGCTGGTGCTTGCCCCGCTCACCCTGCCTCCGGCAACGACCGTACGCCTCCAGGTCGTCCTGGGCGCGGCGGACGAAGCGGGCCGGCGGCCGGTCGACGTCCACGCCCGGCCGGACGAGCCGGATGCCCAGGACGCGCAGGACGGCTCCTGGATCCGGCACGCCACGGGGCTCGTCGGTCCGGCGCCGGGGCCGACGACACCGCCGGAGACGGTGTGGCCACCGCAGGACGCGACCGAGATCGACCTCACCGACGCGTACGAAAGCCTCGCGGACACCGGCCCCGCCTACGGGCCGGCCTTTCGTGGCGTGCGGTCACTGTGGCGGCGCGGTGACGAACTGTTCACGGAAGTCCGCCTTCCCGAAGGGGAGTCGGTGGGGGCCGACCGCTTCGGGATCCATCCCGCCCTGCTGGACGCGGCACTGCACGCCCCGCTGCTCACGGACTCCGCGCCCCAATCCGGTGCGATCCGGGTGCCGTTCGCGTGGAACGGTTTCCGCCTGTACACGACGGGCGCGACGGCGGTTCGGGTACGGGTCGCTCCGGACGGGGCGGACACGGTCGCGGTGACGCTCGAAGACCCGACGGGCCGCCCGGTGGCCAGGGTGGACGCCCTGACCACACGCGAACTCCCCACCGTCGCGGACGACTTGGCGGGGCGCGCCCTGTTCCGCCCCGAGTGGACCGCCGTGGCGGGCGAGCATGAAGCGGACACCGCGCGCTGGGAGATCCTGGACGACGGACTGGACCTGCGCGATTCGGTCTCCGGCCTGCCCGACTCCGCCCCGCCCGAGCCGGACACCGTCGCCGTCACCGCCGTCGGCCCGGTGACGGACCCCGATCCCCTCACCGCCGCACACGTACTGACCGACCGGGTGCTCCACATCCTGCAGGACTGGCAGGACGACCCTCGGACGGCGCTCTCGCACCTGGTGGTCGTCACCCGGAACGCCACCTCGCCGGAGCCGGACCTGGCCGGGGCCACGGTGTGGGGACTGGTGCGCGCGGCCCAGTCGGAGCTGCCCGGACGCATCGTCCTGGTCGACGTGGACGACCGGCCCGGCTCACTGCGGCGGCTGCCCGCGGCGGTGGCCACCGGTGAGCCTCAACTCGCCATCCGCGCAGGGCGGTTGGCGGCACCACGGCTGGCCGTCGCCGAGGTGGGAGGCACGGGCGGGGCCTTCCGTTCGGACGGCACCGCACTGGTCACCGGCGGCACCGGTGCGCTGGGAGCGGAGCTCGCCCGCCACCTCGTCAGGTCGTACGGCGTACGACACCTGCTGCTGACCGGACGCCGCGGGCCGCAGGGGCCGTGCCGGGGAACTGCGGCAGGAACTGGAGGAGTTGGGCGCCGAGGTGCGGATCGTGGCCTGCGACGCGGGCGACCGGGCCGCGCTGGCCGAGGTGATCAACGGCTGTGA